TCCGGGTAACCGTCTACAGGAAGATCGTCCGGCTTAACCTGGGATTCTTTGACAAGACCCCCATTGGTACACTGACCACCCGTACTATCAATGATATTGAGGCAATCAATGATGTATTCTCGGAAGGGTTGATCTCCATTATTGCCGACATGCTGATGATCATTGCCATACTCGTCGTGATGTTCATAGAAGACTGGCGGCTAACACTGATAAGTCTCTCTCCGTTCCCGGTGCTGATCATTGCCACCTACATTTTCAAGGAGAGTGTGAATAAGTCCTTTTACAGGGTAAGAAATGCCGTATCAGCGTTGAACGCCTTTGTACAGGAACACCTGACAGGGGTAGCGATTGTACAGGCATTTACTGGCGAGAAACGTGAATATGCCCGCTTCCGTCAGATCAACAAGGAGCATCGTACCGCGAATATAGACGCCATTTTTGCGTATTCTGTGTTCTTTCCGGTAGTGGAGATCATATTAGCTATTTCCCTGGGACTGATGGTCTGGTGGGGGGCCAATAAGGTACTGAACTATGAAGTGACGCAGGGGGTAATGATCGCTTTTATCATGTACCTGAACATGTTATTCCGTCCATTACGAATGCTGGCCGACAAGTTCAATACCCTGCAGATGGGCATGGTCGCCAGTGAGCGGGTGTTCCGCATACTGGATAGTGATGACTATATTGATGACAGTGGCACGAAAGACGCGGCGGGTATGAAAGGTGCTATTACTTTTGACCATGTGTACTTTGCCTATAAAGATGCGGAATATGTGCTGAAGGATGTTGATTTCAGTGCCCGTCCTGGAGAGACGATCGCTATTGTAGGGCATACCGGTTCCGGTAAAACGACCATCATCAGTATCCTGAACCGCCTGTATGAAATTCAGAAAGGCCGCATCCTGATAGATGGTACTGATATCAAGGAATTTACCTTGTCTGCGCTGCGTAGTAAGATAGGCGTGGTATTACAGGATGTATTCCTGTTTGCCGGTTCAGTGTATGAGAATGTGACATTACGCAATCCTGCTATCAGCCGAGAGGAAGTAGAGCAGGCTGCGAAACTCATAGGATTACATGACTTTATTCTGCAATT
The DNA window shown above is from Chitinophaga agri and carries:
- a CDS encoding ABC transporter ATP-binding protein — translated: MENTAVKKVFDISLLRRIFTFAVPYRRSFYLSMFLTVLLAVISPMRPYLIQLTVDKYIAGQLMQMLITITIVQVILLLLETVMRFYFSYLTNWLGQSVVKDLRVTVYRKIVRLNLGFFDKTPIGTLTTRTINDIEAINDVFSEGLISIIADMLMIIAILVVMFIEDWRLTLISLSPFPVLIIATYIFKESVNKSFYRVRNAVSALNAFVQEHLTGVAIVQAFTGEKREYARFRQINKEHRTANIDAIFAYSVFFPVVEIILAISLGLMVWWGANKVLNYEVTQGVMIAFIMYLNMLFRPLRMLADKFNTLQMGMVASERVFRILDSDDYIDDSGTKDAAGMKGAITFDHVYFAYKDAEYVLKDVDFSARPGETIAIVGHTGSGKTTIISILNRLYEIQKGRILIDGTDIKEFTLSALRSKIGVVLQDVFLFAGSVYENVTLRNPAISREEVEQAAKLIGLHDFILQLPGGYDYQVMERGSTLSLGQRQLISFVRALLYDPSILILDEATSSVDTESEMLIQRAIDKLISDRTSIIIAHRLSTISKANKIIVLDKGEIREMGTHEELLKLEGFYYKLHSMQFKQTGVI